In the genome of Microbacterium endophyticum, one region contains:
- a CDS encoding winged helix-turn-helix transcriptional regulator produces MSISFAEIQASRPGSFSVACPTRTVLDHVMSRWGVLVLCALSNGTRRWSELRREVDGISEKMLASTLRTLTSDGIVARAALATVPPHVEYRLTDTGRELMERMLPLIEWISANADDIVGDVENADAVVY; encoded by the coding sequence GTGTCCATCAGTTTTGCGGAAATTCAAGCGTCTCGGCCAGGATCTTTTTCTGTCGCGTGCCCCACGCGCACGGTTCTCGACCACGTCATGAGTCGATGGGGTGTCTTGGTTCTCTGCGCACTCTCGAACGGCACGCGTCGCTGGAGCGAGCTGCGACGCGAAGTTGATGGCATCAGCGAGAAGATGCTCGCGTCCACGCTTCGCACACTGACATCCGATGGAATCGTCGCACGTGCCGCGCTCGCCACAGTTCCGCCCCATGTGGAGTACCGCCTGACAGATACCGGCCGCGAATTGATGGAACGCATGCTTCCTCTCATCGAGTGGATCTCCGCGAACGCGGACGACATCGTCGGCGATGTCGAGAATGCAGATGCCGTCGTCTACTGA
- a CDS encoding SDR family oxidoreductase, which yields MTILVTGASGQLGHLVVDSLLARGANPAEIVAGARTVEKADDIAAQGVRVVALDYSDSASLVAAFDGVDKVVLVSSSAVGQRVAQHQAVIDAAVAAGVSLFVYTSLLGGPDSPLPLAAEHVETEKAIAGSGLPAVILRNSWYIENYAADLERARETGTLVASAGDGRVSSATRAEYADAAAAVVLSDGHAGAIYELGGDVAWSYAELAQAMSEIIGREVVYTAISTADHVAALEAAGLDEGTAGFVAALDAGIAAGALVAPDHTLSQLIGRPTASLVESLRA from the coding sequence ATGACCATTCTCGTGACTGGTGCCAGCGGACAGCTCGGGCACCTCGTTGTTGACAGCCTCCTAGCGCGCGGAGCTAATCCAGCTGAAATCGTGGCGGGAGCGCGAACCGTCGAGAAGGCGGATGACATCGCCGCTCAGGGTGTGCGCGTCGTGGCCCTTGATTACAGCGATAGCGCTTCTCTGGTCGCTGCGTTCGATGGTGTCGACAAGGTTGTGCTCGTGTCGAGTTCGGCTGTGGGTCAGCGCGTTGCCCAGCACCAGGCCGTGATTGACGCGGCTGTGGCTGCCGGTGTTTCGCTCTTCGTCTATACGAGCCTCCTTGGCGGACCCGACAGCCCATTGCCGCTTGCTGCCGAGCACGTCGAGACGGAAAAGGCGATCGCGGGATCCGGTCTTCCCGCCGTTATCCTTCGTAACAGCTGGTACATCGAGAATTACGCCGCCGACCTCGAGCGCGCACGCGAAACGGGCACACTTGTCGCAAGCGCTGGTGACGGACGGGTCTCGAGCGCAACGCGCGCCGAATACGCTGATGCCGCAGCTGCTGTCGTGCTCAGTGACGGACACGCGGGCGCGATCTACGAGCTCGGTGGCGATGTCGCCTGGTCATACGCAGAGCTTGCCCAGGCCATGTCGGAGATCATCGGTCGTGAAGTCGTCTACACGGCCATCTCGACCGCCGACCACGTCGCGGCTCTCGAAGCTGCGGGCCTCGATGAGGGCACCGCTGGGTTTGTCGCTGCGCTCGATGCCGGTATCGCCGCCGGCGCTCTCGTGGCACCCGACCACACTCTTTCGCAGCTCATCGGTCGTCCGACCGCATCGCTCGTCGAGAGTCTGCGCGCGTAG
- a CDS encoding YhgE/Pip domain-containing protein, protein MKIPQMITAEFRRLFSTRMSIIALIALVCVPILYGGLYLWANQDPYGSLDEVPVALVVSDSGATINGTARNLGNEVADELLDSDTFDWHVVSASEAESGLDNGSYDFSIEIPSDFTDAIASITSDSPRQADLDLRTNDANNYLASTIGSQAIQKIQKTVAEKVVNESGLTLLDALNTIRINLLDASDGAGQLADALSTAKDGADSLGTGSSQLADGTVALRDGAATLTDGANQVAAGTATLNDTAQQVAAASTDVTNSLPQARSDIAAELAKTDLDQSQIDQILGYLDDVGDDVVTVNSRVQNAVAQINQLNDGAHQVAAGAATLTDGAASAADGAAQVRDGISSLDNGIVQILDGAGTLRDSLTSGADELPDSDKATRSAQAKTLSSPVEIETSSVTSAQNYGAGLAPFFAALAAWIGIYALFLIVKPTSRRAVTALHSPLRVTLAGWATPAALGAVQMVALFAVLSYTLGFEFTHPWATLGLLVFASATYAAIIMALNVWLGSVGQFLGLVLMVLQLVTAGGTFPWQTLPAPLAALHHVLPMGYVVDAMRQVMYGGNPDRVWVDVSILAAWLVGALILSAIGVTRMTHKRTLRDLQPSLIG, encoded by the coding sequence CTCGATGAGGTGCCCGTTGCTCTCGTTGTGAGCGACAGCGGTGCCACGATAAACGGCACGGCGCGAAACCTCGGTAACGAGGTCGCAGATGAACTTCTCGACTCCGACACATTCGATTGGCATGTGGTGTCGGCATCCGAGGCGGAGTCGGGACTCGACAACGGCAGCTACGACTTCTCGATCGAAATCCCGTCCGACTTCACCGACGCGATTGCATCCATCACGTCCGACAGCCCTCGCCAGGCGGATCTCGACCTCCGCACCAACGACGCGAACAACTATCTTGCGTCCACTATCGGCTCTCAAGCCATCCAGAAGATCCAGAAGACCGTTGCCGAGAAGGTCGTCAACGAGTCCGGACTCACGCTCCTCGACGCGCTCAACACGATCAGGATCAACTTGCTCGACGCCTCCGACGGCGCGGGCCAACTTGCCGATGCGCTCTCGACGGCGAAAGACGGCGCAGACAGCCTGGGGACCGGCTCATCACAACTTGCCGATGGCACTGTGGCGCTCCGTGACGGAGCCGCCACGCTCACCGACGGTGCGAACCAGGTGGCGGCCGGTACCGCAACGCTCAACGACACCGCTCAGCAAGTTGCTGCAGCATCCACCGATGTCACGAACAGCCTCCCACAGGCACGCAGCGACATTGCCGCCGAGTTGGCGAAAACCGACCTGGACCAGAGTCAGATCGATCAGATTCTCGGCTACCTCGACGACGTTGGTGACGACGTGGTGACGGTGAACAGCCGCGTGCAGAACGCCGTCGCTCAGATCAACCAGCTCAACGACGGTGCCCATCAGGTCGCAGCAGGAGCCGCCACGCTGACCGACGGAGCGGCGAGCGCCGCCGATGGCGCGGCCCAGGTTCGCGACGGAATCAGCTCACTCGACAACGGAATCGTCCAAATCCTCGACGGCGCTGGCACGCTTCGTGACAGCCTGACAAGCGGTGCGGATGAGCTTCCAGACAGCGACAAGGCCACCCGCAGCGCGCAAGCGAAAACCCTCTCGAGCCCGGTCGAGATCGAAACCAGCTCTGTCACGTCTGCGCAGAACTACGGAGCAGGTCTCGCACCATTCTTCGCAGCTCTTGCGGCATGGATCGGCATCTACGCGCTCTTCCTCATCGTCAAGCCGACGTCGCGCCGCGCTGTGACGGCATTGCACTCTCCCCTACGCGTCACGCTTGCGGGATGGGCGACACCGGCAGCTCTCGGTGCGGTGCAGATGGTCGCGCTCTTCGCAGTGCTGTCATACACCCTCGGCTTCGAGTTCACACATCCGTGGGCAACCCTCGGCCTCTTGGTGTTCGCGTCTGCGACCTATGCGGCGATCATCATGGCTCTCAACGTCTGGCTCGGCTCGGTCGGACAGTTCCTCGGCCTTGTGCTCATGGTGCTCCAGTTGGTCACCGCGGGCGGGACGTTCCCGTGGCAGACGCTACCCGCGCCACTTGCTGCGCTTCACCACGTGCTGCCGATGGGCTACGTCGTCGACGCCATGCGCCAGGTGATGTACGGCGGAAATCCCGACCGAGTATGGGTGGACGTCAGCATCCTGGCCGCATGGCTCGTCGGCGCACTGATCCTCTCAGCTATCGGGGTCACCCGGATGACACACAAACGCACCCTGCGTGACCTGCAACCGAGTCTCATCGGGTGA